The region TCACTTTCGAACCGGGCTCGATGTCGCAGAGGTAAGTGGAGCAGACGCCATAGATCTGCTCGCCAGCCTCGTTCTTGTACTCCAGCTGACGCACACAAAGGGACACTGTGTTGTCTTTGTAGTTATCGCCGTGGCGCGTGCTGGCGATGGAGTACAAGCGAAGTTTGTGCGGTTTGCCGTTGGCATCTTCGCCCTCCGGAATGATGCCGATGCTCTGACCTTCGATGTATTCGAGCTGGGGATCACCGCCGGAGAGATCGAAGGTGATGTGTTGCACCCGACCAATGCCACCCTCAACAACCAGGGAATAGTTCTCAGTCACCGTGCCAAGGAAGGGCGTCTTGGGCTTGTAGGTGTTGACCGGAACGTTGGAGTGGGGCTTCTTCTTGGGAGCGGGGGCAGAGGTCACGGCTTGCGGAGCGGGGGCGCTGGACGCGGCCACCGGAGCCGCGGGAGATTCCTCGCCGGCTGGTGACACACTCCTGATTCTGGCGCCAGAGGCTGAAAGGCGCTTGTACAGGTCATTAAGTCCACTCATGGCCACTCGGTAGGTCCGAATCACCGAAGGCCCTGAACCGGCCTGAATGCCACTGGCGACAACCGTGAACAGTGATGAGGAAGTTCCACCCGCTGTGGCAACGGACACCCGCATTTGACGACGTTTTTGGTGGCGAGACTATAGGGGTGCTTTAAAAACAGGTTCGATTCAGTTGCCGTTTGCCACAACTGGCGATGTCGTCTGGACGACTTCCGTAAGATCTGCTCGGACCAGCTCTGTGCACCAGACCCGTTGACTCCACTTCAGGCGCTGTTTCCAGGTGGACTTCGCTCCTCCAGTCACCAGAGCGAAACCATCGAGCAGACGATGGAGCGTCTGCCTGGAGGAACACGGCGTCTTGCCGTTCAGCTGAAAAGTTCGATCCCTGCTGAGCTGTTTTGGGACGTCTTAACGGATTACGCCCATCTGGCTGATTTCATTCCCAACCTGAGCTCCAGTGAGCTGGTGATGCGGGATGGAGAGACGGTTCGCCTTCAGCAGGTTGGCAGCCAACAGTTGCTGGGGATGCGTTTTTCAGCGCAGGTGCTGCTTGAACTTCGGGAATTCAAGCCCGATGGCGTCCTTCGTTTTCAAATGCTGAAGGGTGACTTTCGACGATTTGAAGGATCCTGGCAGGTCAGAACCCTGCCGGAAGGGTCGTACCTCCTTTACGAGCTGACGGTGCAGGGGTGCCTGGGAATGCCGATCGGCTTGATCGAAGAGCGCCTTCGCGACGACCTCAGCAGCAATCTCGTCGCGGTGGAGAGGGAAGCACTACGTCGCTGCAACAACTAATCACGAGAGAACAAAAGTGAAAGTTCAGTTCACTGCGATTTGATCACCGGAGATCGAAAAATATTAAGTACCCCCAAGGGGATTCGAACCCCTGTCGCCTCCGTGAAAGGGAGGTGTCCTAGGCCTCTAGACGATGGGGGCGAGGCCGTGATCAAGGAGCCGTCTGTGCTCCTCATCACCAGAACAAACTACGGCTCGAGCTCTCCCTCCGTCAAGACGGCCTGCCCCCATTCCTGGCCCTGTCCCTGCCAGATCGGGACGGTGAAGGTGAAACACGCTCCCTCCCCTGGTTCAGAGACGACCCAGATCCGTCCACCATGCACTTCCACGATGCGGCGGCACACCGATAAGCCCACGCCGAACCCCGTTGTGCGATCGGAGGTCTGGGGAAGACGAACCCGATCGAGAAAGATGCGCTGCTGTTCTTCCGTCGGGATGCCAGGCCCGCTGTCGCAGACACTGACTTCAACCCTCTGGCTGGTGCGGTGGAGCATGGTGAGGGTTATGTGTCCGCCGTTGCCGGTGTATTTCAAAGCGTTCTCCAGGAGATTCAGCAACACCTGACGCATGCGGCGCTGATCGGCAAAGACCTTGGGCAGGTCGCTCGGGATGTCGGTACGGATCTCGACGTTTCGGCCCAGCCAGAGTTTTTCGAGTTCGAGAATCACTTCCGCTGAAACGCTGGCCAGGTCAAGCCGCTGCGGATTAAACAGTGTTTCCCAGCGGGTGGTTCCCACTTCCAGCAGATCCTTCGACAGGGCCTCCATCTCCTCCAATCTCCGCGTGATCACGTCCTGGAAGCGGGACATATCGATCTGTCCCAACCGCTGGCTCTGGAGTGCCAAGGCAGCAGCGGTCAGTGGAGTCCTCAGCTCGTGGGCCACCATCCGCAGCAGTCGCTCCTGGGCGTGAATCCTGTCGATCAGGGTCTCGTTTTCCTGGCGCAGCACCAGCAGTTGGTCTTCAAGTTGAAGCTCTTTTTGCGTTCTGCTCCCGTCCAGTTCTGTCGGCCTCAGGCTGAGACCTAAGCCGCTCACCACGCCGTCCTGCTGCCAGCGGGGCACCCATCCCTTCAGCTGCTGGAGGATGTTGCTGCCGGCGAAGACCTGCTTCGGTGCCGGGGATAGCTTGATCAGTGCCGGCGTGATCACCAGCCTGTGAAGTTCCAGCAATTCGGGCTGCTGCGATGGATCCGCCACCTGCAGCGTCACCTGGAAGCCAACGTCATCTCGTTCCAGGTAATGAACGACGGATCTCAGGTCAGGGCCGGAGAGGTGATGGCGTGCTGCCACCAGCAGGAGTTTCAGCCGCTGGCGACCCTTGGGATCGTCCTCCCCCACGGCTCAGTGATGACGTAAAACTGAGGCTTACCTTATGGGTTTTTGACTGGTCCGCCATCCGGGCTAAGACAACTGGAAGCACTCCGACGCCTGGCCGACACGGTTTATGTCGCTCTTTTCCGCGCAAAACCGTGTTCCACTCACGGTTCCTGGTTCAACCTCCGCATCACCGTCCATCCAGGTGGACAGCAACCTGCGTCGTTGGTTTGGCCGGAATCTCGGAATTTGGCGCTCCCGCCGGCAGTACACCTTCAGCGATGAGCAAGTGCTGCATGTGGATATGCATTTGAAAATGGAGGCCTTTGCGGAACCGGCAGCCGGCGAAAGCCGGTATCGCTTCAGCTGGTGGTCCGATGAAAGCAACCAGCATTCCGACGAATTCTTTGCGCGCAAACCCTGGTATGAGCGCACTGGTGTGATGGAAGCCACGCTCTGGGGGCATCAGCTGCAGCGCAGTCGCGGCTACCTCAACACCGATCCCGTTCGCACGCGCCTGCGTCAGGTGGATGAGCACGAAACGATCCTGGAGTCTCACTACCAGCAATGGGACATCCTTGAGCACATCCGACTGGTGGACCAGGACCGCTACCGCTACCGCGCCATCTACAGCTGGGAGAACGGGGAGCTGGCGATCGTTGAACATCACCACGAAATCAGGATGTCTGACCCTCTGCCCCTGATCCAGGAAGACTGAACCAGGCGACGGGCCTCAGCTCAATCCTGGTTGCCATTGAGAATTGGACTCTGGAAAAGAATTGGGGAAGTATGTCCCAGTTCAAAAAGCGATCACTGAACGGGTGTTTTCGCAAAAGCTCCTATAAAATATCTAAAATTTTTTTAAGTCATGAAAAAGAATAATTTCTTTTCGGCAATGACATTCGCAATTTCTTTGGCCTGTGGTTCACCGTCTGTGATGGCTCAGGCAGCTGGCGGCAGTACAAAACCCGCGACTCCAAATGACATCAATACCTACATGACAATTTCTGTTGTCACGTTTTGCGAGGCAAGAGGTCAGGGAGTCAGTTTCGACAAGTCAATTCCTGTCGCACTCGCTGGGCAAGCCTCTGCTGTGTTTCAAAAACATGGCGGGGTTGTTCCCGGCTCCAGCGAGCCCCTCTCCGAGGAGCAATTTTTCAAGACGTCTCCCTTTATGCTCATCGGTGGAGCCATGAAGGTTTGCAAAGACCAAGTTCCTGATGACCAGCAGAAGAAGTTTGAAAAAGCCGCTGCAGAATTAAAGTCTCGTTCGAAAAAATAATAATTTAAACTTGTAATTGCAAGGCATTCAGATTGGTTAATTAACTTTAGAATAACTTTTTACTGATTTCACGTAACCATATTTTTGCTGCGAATGTTATGTCCTCTCTTAATCCTGTGTCATTCTTACTTTCTTTGAGCCAAAATTTGTCGTCAGTTGGTACGAAGTGTCATGGTCTCTGCGTCTCCCGTCCGCCTTGCGGACTACAGCCCATGGCCTTTTGCTCTGCCAGCGATTCGCTTGAACGTCGACATCAGAACCAGCGAAGTGCTGGTGATCAGCCGACTGGAGCTAGAGCCCCAGGAGGAGGCTGACGTCCTGCAGCTGCAGGGTGTGGACCTAGAGATCTGCAGCATCAGGCTGAATGGTGACGATCTTGCGGGTGATGCCTACAGCTATACGGATCAGCTGCTGACGATCCACTCTCCGCCGAGCACGCCGTTTGTTCTGGAGACCTGTTGCCGCATCGACCCCTACAGCAACAGCTCTCTTGAGGGTCTTTATGCCAGTGGTGGCCTGCTGAGCACACAGTGCGAGGCCGAGGGATTCCGGCGAATCAGCTTTCACCCGGATCGCCCCGATGTGCTGAGTCGGTGGACGGTGCGAATCGAAGCGGACAAAAGCAGTTGTCCTGTGCTCTTGAGCAATGGCAATGCCGCTGGAACAGAAGCTGTTGGCTCAAACCGCCATGCGGTGACCTGGGTCGATCCCTTCCCCAAGCCGTCCTATCTGTTCGCCTTGGTGGCAGGTGATCTGCGCGAAATTCGCGACAGCTTCACCACGGCATCCGGTCGCACAGTGACGCTGCGCTTGCACGTGGAGGAGGGTGATGAGCCCTACACCGCCCATGCCATGAAGTCGCTGAAGCGATCCATGCAATGGGATGAACAGGTGTACAACCTTCAATATGACCTAGATGAATACAACATCGTCGCGGTGCGCCACTTCAACATGGGCGCGATGGAGAACAAGAGTCTGAACATCTTCAATTCAAAGCTTGTTCTGGCAGATGCTGAAACTGCCACAGATGCTGAGCTAGAGCGCATCGAGAGTGTCATTGCCCACGAATATTTTCATAACTGGAGTGGCAATCGGATCACCTGTCGCGACTGGTTTCAGCTCTCATTGAAAGAAGGCCTGACGGTGTTCCGTGATCAGTCCTTCACCGCCGATCTTCATTCAGCGGCGGTGAAACGGATCGAGGATGTGGCGATGCTGCGCAACACCCAGTTTCGAGAGGATGCTGGACCGACTGCTCACCCTGTGAAGCCTGCGGAATACCAGGCGATTGATAATTTCTATACAACAACGATTTATGAGAAAGGGTCGGAACTGATCCGGATGCTCCACACCCTGCTGGGAGCGGAGCGGTTCATGCGCGGGATGGCGCTCTATGTAAGCCGTTTCGATGGCACGGCGGCCACGACGGAAGACTTCATTCAATCCATCGTCGATGGAGCGACGGAGGGGGGAGAGCCGCTGGGATTTGATCCAGAGCGTTTCCGTCGTTGGTATCACCAGGCCGGGACACCGGAGCTGACGGTTGAGCGCCAGTGGGACTCCAACACCGGACGCATGACCCTGCAGCTTCGGCAGGCCACGGCACCAACCCCCGGACAGGTGGACAAGCAGCCGCTGGTGCTCCCGTTGGCGATGGCCCTAATCGGTCCAGAGGGGCGTCTGGGAGATGAGCAACTCGTGGTGATGGAGAACGAGACCAAAACCGTGATCCTTCAGGGCGACCCTGGCCCGGTTGTTCCAGCCCTGTCACTGCTGCGCCGCTTTTCAGCGCCGTTGATCGTGCGGATGGAGGCCTCCCTGGAGGAGCGCTTGCAACTGCTCGCCAATGATGACGATCCATTCATCCGCTGGGATTCCGCCCAGGGCCTGTTCCGCCAGGTGCTGATCGCCCGCGCCGAGGGGCGTGTCGATGAGCAGGTGGAAACGGCGGTGGTGGAAGCGTTGTCCCAACGCCTGGCGGCCTATGGAGGTAACCCTGATTCGGCTGCGGCGTCCGAGTTGGCAGCACTGCTGGCCTTGCCGGGGCTGCTGGAACTGGAGGCGTTGCAGACACCAGTGGATCCTCCAGCTCTGTTTGAGGCTGCTTCAGGCTGGTGCCGTGATCTCGGTCTGCGGCTGCGATCTGAGTTGATCGGGTTGCTGGAGCAGACCCGCCAGGACTGGGCGTTGACCTGGCCGGCTGGTCAGGGTGGACGTCAGCTCACGGCTGTGGCCTGGCGTTGGCTCGTGGCATCCAAGGATGCTCAGGCGTGCGCTGATGCGCTTGCCGCCGTGTCGAGTCCATCGATGACCTTGGCCCGATCGGCTCTGAGGGCTCTGCAGCCGGTGGCCGTGCCCGAACGGGACCAGGCCCTTGCTGCGTTTTATGAGCGCTGGCAAGAGAAACCGGTCATCCTCGATGCCTGGTTTGCGCTGGAGGCCTCGACGCCTCGGGCGGACGGCCTGCAGCGGGTCAATGCATTGCTGCAGCATCCCCGCTTCGATCCCCTGGCGCCCAACTCGCTGAGGGCGGTGCTGGGAGGACTCACCGCCAATGTGCCGGTATTCCATGCTCTCGATGGCTCCGGCTATCGCTTCATGGCCGAGCAGATCGCGGCTGTGGATGCCCGCAACCCCATCACAGCGTCCCGGCTGGCCAAGGTGTTTAGCCGCTGGAGGAGCTACGGGCCGGAGCGCCAGTCAGCCATGCGAGAGGCCATCGAGCAGCTGGCAGCCGGTGGCTTGTCCTCCAACACGGCTGAGGTGGTGGCGATGCTCAGGACGTAAGCACCACCACGGCGATGGCAACGCCGATCAGCAGCGTCAACCAGAGCAATCTCTGGCGGCTGAGTGGTGGTGCACTGCGTCGTCGTTGTCGTTGGTTGGAGCGATTCCGGCTTGGGCGGCTCCCGGCAGCCAGTCCGCAGGATTGACAGATCAGCCGACCGGCCAGAGCTCGGTCAGCCCTGAAGCGGCGGCTGCCGCAGTTCTGACAGACACTGGTCACCACGCAACCAACGGCACAGGTCTTCAGCATGACGCGGCAAAGCACTGAGAGCCAGCAACAAACGTTGCAACCCTTGTTGGAGCGCCTCACGCCGGCAGCTTCAGCCTGGAGACGTCTCGTCGTCGTGATGGGACAGCTGGGCGATTTCGATTCGATGGAGTACGCCCAAGCCTTGGTCCCCCGCCTGGCTGACCTTGAGGTCGCGCGGATTGATCTGCAGGCTTTTGCGATCGGGGATGAAGGAAGTGCTGAGCGCTTCTGTGCCTTCACCGGATTTCCGCGGCAATGCCTTGAGGTGGACAGCAGCTCAGAGCTCCATGAAGCCCTCGGCCTCTACGCCGGCTTACAGGTTCCCGGAGGACCTTGGCCCGGATTTTTGCTGATGTGTGCTGGTGTTGGCTCGCCTGGAACGCTGCAGGAGGTGCTGCGCGGTTACACCGGAGATCGTTCCGCCCCGCAAATTTTTGCGGATGAGGAGGTGGTGAAGGCCTGGCCCCTGCCGGATTTTCCTGCAGCCATGTTTGCTCGCGCCGGGGGACGTGGATTTCAGCGCCCGTTCGAACTAGCCACAAAGCGACTTCGCAACATGGGCGAGGTGCTCAGCAACTGGCGCACCTATGTGCCCTGCGACGACCACATCGCCCAGCGGGGCGGCACCTTTCTGCTGGATGAGGAGGGTGCTCTGCTGTATGAGCGATGGGAGACACATCTGCTGGGTTTCGCTGATGACATGGCAGCTCCGCTGGCCTTCCTTGAGCCGTATCTCAATGGTGATCCCAGCTAAAATCACATCCCTAGCTTGTGATGAAAGGCTTCCGGTTTCAACGATCTTTCCCTGAGTCGTTCCGATGAGGCAATCTCGACGGTGGATGGCAGCATCGATGTTGACAGTTTTGATGTTGTGATCGGTGGTTCGCTAAAAGCTCGCGCAACAGAGCGTTCATTGCAAAAACGTCGGAAGAGCATTGACGTGTTCGTTGATGCTGGGTCACTGGATGATCCCTTTTATCGCTTTTTTGATTAGGGTGGTGATGAATTTGAAGACTTCAAAATCAATGTTAAAAAGAAGTATCGCTTCCACCGTCTTGATCAGGCTGAGAGTCACCCCTTTTATATCGGTGATTCGGGCTACAACAGGGCTTCAACCAGTGCTGTGAAAATCAAGGGTGATGGTGAG is a window of Synechococcus sp. A15-24 DNA encoding:
- a CDS encoding TFIIB-type zinc finger domain-containing protein: MLKTCAVGCVVTSVCQNCGSRRFRADRALAGRLICQSCGLAAGSRPSRNRSNQRQRRRSAPPLSRQRLLWLTLLIGVAIAVVVLTS
- a CDS encoding AhpC/TSA family protein is translated as MTRQSTESQQQTLQPLLERLTPAASAWRRLVVVMGQLGDFDSMEYAQALVPRLADLEVARIDLQAFAIGDEGSAERFCAFTGFPRQCLEVDSSSELHEALGLYAGLQVPGGPWPGFLLMCAGVGSPGTLQEVLRGYTGDRSAPQIFADEEVVKAWPLPDFPAAMFARAGGRGFQRPFELATKRLRNMGEVLSNWRTYVPCDDHIAQRGGTFLLDEEGALLYERWETHLLGFADDMAAPLAFLEPYLNGDPS
- a CDS encoding cAMP phosphodiesterase, producing MAQAAGGSTKPATPNDINTYMTISVVTFCEARGQGVSFDKSIPVALAGQASAVFQKHGGVVPGSSEPLSEEQFFKTSPFMLIGGAMKVCKDQVPDDQQKKFEKAAAELKSRSKK
- a CDS encoding FAD-binding oxidoreductase, giving the protein MRVSVATAGGTSSSLFTVVASGIQAGSGPSVIRTYRVAMSGLNDLYKRLSASGARIRSVSPAGEESPAAPVAASSAPAPQAVTSAPAPKKKPHSNVPVNTYKPKTPFLGTVTENYSLVVEGGIGRVQHITFDLSGGDPQLEYIEGQSIGIIPEGEDANGKPHKLRLYSIASTRHGDNYKDNTVSLCVRQLEYKNEAGEQIYGVCSTYLCDIEPGSKVKITGPVGKEMLLPDDEDANIIMLATGTGIAPMRTYIRRMFEPREREANGWTFRGKAWLFMGAPKTGNLLYDEDFLHYEKEFSDNFRYTKAISREQQNAKGGRMYIQDRVLEHAEEIFEMIENPKTHVYMCGLRGMEPGIDEAMTAAAAAKGLDWSELRPQLKKADRWHVETY
- the pepN gene encoding aminopeptidase N yields the protein MVSASPVRLADYSPWPFALPAIRLNVDIRTSEVLVISRLELEPQEEADVLQLQGVDLEICSIRLNGDDLAGDAYSYTDQLLTIHSPPSTPFVLETCCRIDPYSNSSLEGLYASGGLLSTQCEAEGFRRISFHPDRPDVLSRWTVRIEADKSSCPVLLSNGNAAGTEAVGSNRHAVTWVDPFPKPSYLFALVAGDLREIRDSFTTASGRTVTLRLHVEEGDEPYTAHAMKSLKRSMQWDEQVYNLQYDLDEYNIVAVRHFNMGAMENKSLNIFNSKLVLADAETATDAELERIESVIAHEYFHNWSGNRITCRDWFQLSLKEGLTVFRDQSFTADLHSAAVKRIEDVAMLRNTQFREDAGPTAHPVKPAEYQAIDNFYTTTIYEKGSELIRMLHTLLGAERFMRGMALYVSRFDGTAATTEDFIQSIVDGATEGGEPLGFDPERFRRWYHQAGTPELTVERQWDSNTGRMTLQLRQATAPTPGQVDKQPLVLPLAMALIGPEGRLGDEQLVVMENETKTVILQGDPGPVVPALSLLRRFSAPLIVRMEASLEERLQLLANDDDPFIRWDSAQGLFRQVLIARAEGRVDEQVETAVVEALSQRLAAYGGNPDSAAASELAALLALPGLLELEALQTPVDPPALFEAASGWCRDLGLRLRSELIGLLEQTRQDWALTWPAGQGGRQLTAVAWRWLVASKDAQACADALAAVSSPSMTLARSALRALQPVAVPERDQALAAFYERWQEKPVILDAWFALEASTPRADGLQRVNALLQHPRFDPLAPNSLRAVLGGLTANVPVFHALDGSGYRFMAEQIAAVDARNPITASRLAKVFSRWRSYGPERQSAMREAIEQLAAGGLSSNTAEVVAMLRT
- a CDS encoding histidine kinase — translated: MGEDDPKGRQRLKLLLVAARHHLSGPDLRSVVHYLERDDVGFQVTLQVADPSQQPELLELHRLVITPALIKLSPAPKQVFAGSNILQQLKGWVPRWQQDGVVSGLGLSLRPTELDGSRTQKELQLEDQLLVLRQENETLIDRIHAQERLLRMVAHELRTPLTAAALALQSQRLGQIDMSRFQDVITRRLEEMEALSKDLLEVGTTRWETLFNPQRLDLASVSAEVILELEKLWLGRNVEIRTDIPSDLPKVFADQRRMRQVLLNLLENALKYTGNGGHITLTMLHRTSQRVEVSVCDSGPGIPTEEQQRIFLDRVRLPQTSDRTTGFGVGLSVCRRIVEVHGGRIWVVSEPGEGACFTFTVPIWQGQGQEWGQAVLTEGELEP
- a CDS encoding SRPBCC family protein, which codes for MTPLQALFPGGLRSSSHQSETIEQTMERLPGGTRRLAVQLKSSIPAELFWDVLTDYAHLADFIPNLSSSELVMRDGETVRLQQVGSQQLLGMRFSAQVLLELREFKPDGVLRFQMLKGDFRRFEGSWQVRTLPEGSYLLYELTVQGCLGMPIGLIEERLRDDLSSNLVAVEREALRRCNN